TTTCAGTGAAACCGGCATTGAAAATTTTGCTCAGGCACCACTTCGGCTAATGCCTCTCCTATGCGCCAGTTAGGAACATCTACATCATCGTTTTCCAATGACTGAATATCTACCATTAATCCGTCAGAAGAAAATCCGGTTTCTTTCTGAAGGGCCCGCAAAACATCTAATAAAGACTCCCGTTGCCCCCTATCAAGAAGATTACCCTTTACCGAACCCTCTAAATTCAGAAGGCATTCAAATACCGTTTGAATTTCATGCCGTTTTTTGATAACATTTCCCATTATGGAATCGCTTACTCCAGTAAACTTCCTCGGCAAGGCGCGCATACATGTCTTGCTCTTTATTGCAACGTTTTTGACCACGTATTATGTTAATGGTTTATGGTACTCCATTACCATAATGACCATCCTGCTTTCGCATGAATTAGGACACTTTTTCATGTGCAGGAAGTATCGTGTTGCAGCCACGATGCCTTATTTTTTGCCCCTTCCGTTTCCGCCCTTTGGCACCTTCGGCGCTGTGATCAAGATGAAGGGGCTTATACCTGATAAAAGGGCTTTGTTCGACATTGGTGCAGCTGGCCCTTTGATTGGACTTTTATTTTCCATCCCTGCTATCATTATCGGGCTCATCCTTTCTGATGTACGCCCTGTACCCAGCGATACCTCCCAATATCTCGGACTTGGAGAACCGATCCTGTTCTCATTTATCGCCAAACTCGTACTGGGAAATCTCGCCGATGGTATGGATATTTATCTTCACCCGGTTGCCTTTGCCGGTTGGGCAGGACTGTTTGTTACAGCACTCAACCTATTGCCAATCGGACAACTTGACGGCGGACATGTCATGTATGCATTGTTGGGCAAAAAAAGTAAAATTGTTTATACGATAGGTATTCTTATTTTTTGCGTAATCGCCATATTGCTGTATCCGGGATGGATGGTCTTTGCCGTACTGCTCCTGCTTTTTGGATTCCGACACCCCGCCCCAATAGACGAGAACTCCGCACTCGACCCTAAACGTAGGATACTCGGCGTTATCCTGTTTATCATATTTTTCGTATCCTTTACCCCAGTGCCACTTAAACTTTAATTGATATGAAGACAAAAGTAGTTATTGCCATGAGCGGCGGCGTTGATAGCAGTGTTGCCGCACATTTTCTGGTAGAACAGGGCTATGAGGTCATCGGCTTGTTCATGCGTCTGGGTATTGACAAACTTGATGCGATAACAAAGACAAAGGTCTGCTGCAGCCTTGAAGATGCCAACGATGCCAGAAGTGTAGCAGATCAGCTGGGTATCCAATTCCATGTCTTAAACTTTAAGGATGCCTTTGATCGCATCATTGACACCTTTTGCACCGAATACCTCAACGGAAGGACGCCCAACCCATGTATTCTCTGCAATCAGGAACTCAAATTTGGCCGGTTGTTGGATTTCTCCAGGATGCTGAATGCCGATTTTGTCGCCACCGGACACTATGCAAGGACAGAAATGTATAATGACAGATATCTCCTAAAAAAAGGTATTGATGCCCGTAAAGACCAATCATACGTGCTGTTCTCATTGACTCAGGGTCAACTCTCGAGAACCCTCTTTCCATTAGGTACGATAAACAAAGAGTCTGTTCGTGAAGTGGCCAGAAACTTAAATTTAAAAACCAAGGATAAACCAGAAAGCCAGGATATCTGTTTCGTCATGGACAATAACTACCATACCCTTTTATACGAAAGGTTCGGAAATTGTATAACTTCCGGAGTTCTCAAGGATACGCAGGGAAATATTCTGGGAAGGCATCCTGGGGCACCTTTCTTCACTATTGGACAGCGTAAGGGACTTGGCGTTGCCCTGGGAACACCACGATATGTCGTTGATATTAATCCACGGGAGAATACCGTTGTGATTGGTACCGATGACGAACTTCTGGAAGATGAATTAGTGGCATCAACTCTCAATTGGGTATCTCTTGATGAACTTGATACACCTATGAAAGTACAGGCGAAGATACGATACAATCACGTCCCGGCACATGCTACCGTGTATCCTTACGGACCAGATAAGGTACGTGTCGTGTTCAAAGAGCCACAGAGGGCCATTACCCCAGGGCAGGCAGTTGTTTTTTATGATAATGATACGGTCGTCGGGGGGGGATGGATTGGGAGGAAAAACAGGGAAACTGCTTAGCCATGTCGGGCTTTAGACTCAATGGCCATATCGCAAGCGGCTCCCGTGAGAGCTTATTGTAGCAGCGACAATAATATAAAGAAACAAATCCCCTTGGCCCCTCCTTTACTAAAGGGGAATTTATGGGAATTAATTTACGTTGTTCACTATAGATGTTTTGATGAGCTCTCTCGCCGAAAACAAAGCAGTATGGGACGTACATGGGTTTCGGTGTGTGGACACAACCGAAACAGCGAGGCAGTTGACCCTATTTTTGCAACATGAAAGAATGTTATCTTATCTTGAAATTTTCTATCTTCATTCTTCATTTTCCACTTTATCAATCTCACCTGATCTACCCTCCTGGTTAACTTTTCTTTTCCCTTTGGCAAAGGGAAAAGAATTTGACTTATTTCTCCAAATTTAATAAAGTAAACACCCGTAAATATTTGTTCTACAAAGGGCATAAAATCTCCCTTAAAAGTAGTCCGCCTTTGGCAGCGACTTTTAGATACACGACAAATGCCGGTTAAAAACAACCCCCTCACCCCCTTTATTAGGGGGGATTTTTTAGTAGAGACGACCCGGCGGGTCGTTTCTACCGGCCTCCTATAGGAGGCCAGGGGGGGATTCAGGGGTTGTCTGTTATGCTATGATACAAATTTTGAAATTTCTAAACATGAACACGACTACCATTAAAAAGTCAAAAACAACCGAATTAACAAATGAGCTAAATCGGCTCATCGGAAAGGAAAATGTGCTTCACAAACTGGAAGACCGGATATGTTATTCATACGATGGCTCCAAACAAAAATGCGTACCGGATGTTGTTGTGCGGCCACAGTCTACCCAGCAAGTCTCCGACACATTACGATTTGCAAACGAACACGAAATCCCTGTTTATCCACGTGGTGCCGGCTCAGGGCTTACCGGTGGCGCTGTACCGGTAAAAGGCGGGATTGTGTTAGATTTCACCAGAATGAATCACATGCTGGAGATCAT
The Candidatus Brocadia sp. DNA segment above includes these coding regions:
- a CDS encoding site-2 protease family protein; its protein translation is MESLTPVNFLGKARIHVLLFIATFLTTYYVNGLWYSITIMTILLSHELGHFFMCRKYRVAATMPYFLPLPFPPFGTFGAVIKMKGLIPDKRALFDIGAAGPLIGLLFSIPAIIIGLILSDVRPVPSDTSQYLGLGEPILFSFIAKLVLGNLADGMDIYLHPVAFAGWAGLFVTALNLLPIGQLDGGHVMYALLGKKSKIVYTIGILIFCVIAILLYPGWMVFAVLLLLFGFRHPAPIDENSALDPKRRILGVILFIIFFVSFTPVPLKL
- the mnmA gene encoding tRNA 2-thiouridine(34) synthase MnmA, which gives rise to MKTKVVIAMSGGVDSSVAAHFLVEQGYEVIGLFMRLGIDKLDAITKTKVCCSLEDANDARSVADQLGIQFHVLNFKDAFDRIIDTFCTEYLNGRTPNPCILCNQELKFGRLLDFSRMLNADFVATGHYARTEMYNDRYLLKKGIDARKDQSYVLFSLTQGQLSRTLFPLGTINKESVREVARNLNLKTKDKPESQDICFVMDNNYHTLLYERFGNCITSGVLKDTQGNILGRHPGAPFFTIGQRKGLGVALGTPRYVVDINPRENTVVIGTDDELLEDELVASTLNWVSLDELDTPMKVQAKIRYNHVPAHATVYPYGPDKVRVVFKEPQRAITPGQAVVFYDNDTVVGGGWIGRKNRETA